A window of Deltaproteobacteria bacterium contains these coding sequences:
- a CDS encoding response regulator, with translation MTKRVLVGESNYAEFEVLSDLLTAKGLKVTWLKNGRDVVAQYDQIRPHLMILDALLPGMTGLKVTQAIKNGATGNDVRVILMSSVYKQFKQQYEQRTKYGVDAYTDKPVNVSEIERLIDELLGEMSGEEALEQSVMDVFAEPAEPAPTLARAGADTPREIVPPPAVREQVRPADETSRRGFVEGSLAETPFPKLLFTLFKYKRTGALRVDREKVSKVIYFRDGMPVFVTSNQSNDSLGRYLVARHFINVAQYNASLEKMIDSGKGHGEVLLGMGAITPHDLYRGLQEHVFDKVLSVFSWDYGQYRFRPGRFDLDQNIAVQIEPLRLIYQGVRRFYPLTRLEGFFNDYKNRRLLAKADGHAHAAAAGLLPSEVKFTTLINGKRSVGQIVARSNLSLTETFQVLYVLILVEAIRFRGDPEFGTRTAETQKAFEKDRRDRRTEMREEDTRRRKYATEVERAHAALDRQTHYERFGLRKDATTDAVKAAYFRLSQRYRDHRSYGAADEATRRMADELFDALTEAYEVLLTPDRRREYDASITRSVFDARTPSARTEAPAAEDLEAMFTTITDDEFRKPATSDEFEAFLAEAPETKPPTGVEDRAAKEGPAAAAASFDEDLESALWEIDAELSKPSADDEREVNIFEGDDGVAESEAVTFDMGNLLKAELAFQEGEDALRDGDFAEAARAFAEALRVAPNEAEYHASFGWATFWAAPHDDVAVATARESLDRAVGMNPGLDMAIYYQGMIARHARDAVRAKSLFERALQLNPDNEAAAKALREVEGG, from the coding sequence ATGACCAAACGCGTTCTGGTCGGAGAAAGCAATTACGCCGAGTTCGAGGTCCTGAGCGATCTGCTCACGGCGAAAGGGCTCAAGGTCACGTGGCTGAAGAACGGCCGCGACGTGGTCGCCCAGTACGATCAGATCCGGCCCCACCTGATGATCCTCGACGCCCTGCTGCCGGGCATGACCGGCCTCAAGGTCACGCAGGCGATCAAAAACGGCGCGACCGGCAACGATGTGCGCGTCATCCTCATGTCGAGCGTCTACAAGCAGTTCAAGCAGCAGTATGAACAGCGCACGAAATACGGCGTCGACGCCTATACCGACAAGCCCGTCAACGTCTCCGAAATCGAACGGCTGATCGACGAGTTGCTGGGCGAGATGTCGGGCGAAGAGGCGCTGGAACAATCGGTGATGGACGTGTTCGCCGAACCCGCGGAACCGGCGCCGACGCTCGCGCGGGCCGGCGCCGACACGCCGCGCGAAATCGTCCCGCCGCCGGCGGTGCGCGAGCAGGTCCGGCCCGCCGACGAGACAAGCCGGCGCGGTTTCGTCGAGGGCTCCCTCGCCGAGACGCCCTTCCCCAAGCTGCTCTTCACGCTCTTCAAGTACAAACGCACCGGCGCGCTGCGCGTCGATCGCGAGAAAGTCAGCAAGGTCATCTATTTCCGCGACGGCATGCCGGTCTTCGTGACGAGCAACCAGAGCAACGACAGCCTCGGCCGCTATCTCGTCGCGCGGCACTTTATCAACGTCGCGCAGTACAACGCGTCGCTGGAGAAGATGATCGACTCGGGCAAGGGGCACGGCGAGGTGCTGCTGGGCATGGGCGCGATCACGCCTCACGACCTGTATCGCGGCCTGCAGGAGCACGTCTTCGACAAGGTGCTCTCGGTCTTTTCGTGGGACTACGGCCAGTACCGGTTCCGACCCGGCCGGTTCGACCTCGACCAGAACATCGCCGTCCAGATCGAACCGCTGCGCCTGATCTACCAGGGCGTGCGCCGGTTCTATCCGCTCACGCGTCTCGAAGGTTTTTTCAACGATTACAAGAACCGCCGTCTGCTCGCAAAGGCCGACGGGCACGCCCACGCCGCCGCCGCCGGGCTGCTGCCGTCGGAGGTGAAGTTCACCACGCTCATCAACGGCAAACGGTCGGTCGGGCAGATCGTCGCGCGCAGCAACCTGTCGCTCACCGAGACTTTCCAGGTTCTCTACGTCCTGATCCTTGTCGAGGCGATTCGCTTTCGCGGCGATCCCGAGTTCGGCACACGCACCGCCGAAACGCAGAAGGCGTTCGAAAAGGACCGCCGCGATCGACGCACCGAGATGCGCGAGGAAGACACGCGGCGGCGCAAGTATGCGACCGAGGTCGAACGGGCTCATGCCGCGCTCGACCGGCAGACGCACTACGAGCGATTCGGCCTGCGCAAGGACGCGACCACCGATGCGGTCAAGGCGGCTTATTTCCGGCTTTCGCAGCGCTATCGCGACCATCGGTCGTACGGAGCGGCGGACGAGGCGACCCGCCGCATGGCGGACGAGCTCTTCGACGCGCTGACCGAAGCCTACGAGGTGCTGCTCACGCCGGATCGACGACGGGAATACGACGCCTCGATCACGCGCAGCGTCTTCGACGCCCGGACGCCATCCGCCCGTACCGAAGCGCCAGCGGCCGAGGATCTCGAGGCGATGTTCACGACCATCACCGACGACGAGTTCCGCAAACCGGCGACGTCGGACGAATTCGAGGCGTTCCTTGCCGAGGCTCCGGAAACGAAGCCGCCCACGGGCGTCGAGGATCGCGCTGCAAAGGAAGGCCCTGCTGCTGCGGCGGCCTCGTTCGACGAGGACCTCGAATCGGCGCTCTGGGAAATCGACGCCGAGCTGTCGAAGCCTTCCGCGGACGACGAGCGCGAGGTCAACATCTTCGAGGGCGACGACGGGGTTGCCGAGTCCGAGGCCGTGACCTTCGACATGGGCAATCTGCTCAAGGCCGAACTCGCGTTCCAGGAGGGCGAGGACGCCCTGCGCGACGGAGACTTCGCCGAAGCGGCGCGGGCGTTCGCCGAGGCGCTGCGCGTCGCGCCGAACGAGGCCGAATATCACGCGAGCTTCGGGTGGGCGACCTTCTGGGCCGCGCCGCACGACGACGTGGCCGTCGCGACCGCGCGCGAGTCGCTCGACCGCGCGG
- a CDS encoding D-sedoheptulose 7-phosphate isomerase encodes MRRFAARSADVSRAFFDACAPDVVRVADLVVASLTSGGKVLLFGNGGSAADAQHLAAELTGRYLRERAPIAAIALTTDTSALTAIANDYGFERVFERQLRALGRAGDVAVGISTSGNSPNVIAAFEAARDIDMKTIGLSGRGGGRMAALCDMCFVVPSDETPIIQQAHITLGHLICGLVEQAAVGAR; translated from the coding sequence GTGCGCCGTTTCGCCGCGCGAAGCGCCGACGTGTCGCGCGCCTTTTTCGACGCGTGCGCGCCGGACGTCGTGCGCGTCGCGGATCTCGTCGTGGCATCGCTGACGTCGGGCGGCAAGGTGCTGCTCTTCGGCAACGGCGGCAGCGCGGCCGACGCGCAGCATCTCGCGGCGGAACTCACCGGGCGCTACCTGCGCGAGCGCGCGCCAATCGCCGCCATCGCCCTCACCACCGACACTTCGGCGCTCACCGCCATCGCCAACGACTACGGATTCGAGCGCGTGTTCGAGCGCCAACTTCGCGCGCTGGGCCGCGCGGGCGATGTCGCGGTCGGCATCTCCACCAGCGGCAACAGCCCGAACGTCATCGCCGCATTCGAGGCCGCGCGCGACATCGACATGAAAACCATCGGTCTGTCCGGGCGCGGCGGCGGACGCATGGCGGCACTGTGCGACATGTGCTTCGTCGTCCCGAGCGATGAAACGCCGATCATCCAGCAGGCGCACATCACGCTCGGGCACCTGATCTGTGGCCTCGTCGAGCAGGCCGCGGTGGGCGCGCGATGA